The genomic region TACGCGTCGCACGTACAGACGCACAGAACCGCGACACCATCATTACCAGCAGTCGCATGACGGTATTCCCACAGAAGCAATATGCGCAGACCGAGCAAGACGTTAGAATCGACGGCGCTGGCGGTGTATCGACTGGCAAGGGAATGAAAGCGTATTTGAAAGAAAGCAGGATACACCTGCTATCGAACGTAAGAGGACAGTATGAGGCTCGTTAAAACCCTCCCTATTTTGCTCGGTCTGGGCGCAGCACTGGGAAGCGTGAGCGCCTGGGCTCTGCCGAACGATAGCCAGCAACCGATCCACATCTCGGCTGACGATGCGCAGCTGGATGACAAGCAAGGTGTCGCCACCTATACCGGCGGCGTGATCATCACCCAGGGCTCGATGAAGATCACCGGTAATACGGTGACACTGACGCGTACCCAGGCCGGCGATATCGATGTCGTGACCTCAGTGGGCAACCTCGCTTACTTCGAACAGAAGCAGAAGGCAGAAGATCCAGGCCCGATGAAGGGCTACGGCAAGACCATTCAATACCATGCCCAGCAAAATCGCATTGTACTGATCGACCAGGCCAAGGTGCTGAGCGCCGACGGTAACTCGACCGAAGGCGAGAAGATCGTCTACAACACCCAGCCCCAGGTCGCCCAGGCCGGCCGCGCCAATGGCAACAAGGTCACCGCACCTCGTCCGCGTATCGACATGGTTATCCAGCCGAAGAAGAAGGCCGAGTAATGGCGACCCTGAAAGCCCAGCACCTGGCCAAGGCCTATAAAAGCCGCCAGGTGGTACGCGACGTCAGCCTGTCGATCGACAGCGGCCAGATCGTCGGCCTGCTCGGCCCCAACGGTGCCGGCAAGACCACCTGCTTCTATATGATCGTCGGGCTGGTCCAGGCGGACCAGGGCCGCGTATTGATCGACGACCTGGACGTCAGCCACCAGCCAATGCACGGACGTGCCCGCGCCGGTATCGGCTATCTTCCGCAAGAAGCGTCGATCTTCCGCAAACTGTCGGTGGCCGACAACATCATGGCGATCCTGGAGACCCGCAAGGAGCTCGATCGCGATGGTCGCCGCAAAGAGCTGGAAAGCCTGCTGCAGGAATTCCACATCAACCATATTCGCGACAACCTCGGCATGAGCCTGTCCGGTGGCGAGCGTCGTCGCGTGGAAATCGCCCGCGCCCTGGCGACCGCGCCCAAGTTCATCTTGCTGGATGAACCGTTTGCCGGTGTCGACCCGATCTCGGTGGGCGATATCAAGCAGATCATCCACCATCTCAAGGCCAAGGGCATTGGCGTGCTGATCACCGACCATAACGTGCGCGAGACACTCGATATCTGCGAAACGGCTTATATCGTCAACGACGGCCAACTGATTGCCGAAGGCGATGCCGAGACTATCCTGGCCAACGAGCTGGTCAAGGAAGTGTACCTGGGTCACGAGTTCCGCCTGTAGGCACGGTGGTATCGCGGATTTTCCTGGAGCGCGCAGGAGTCAATAGAAACCTTGGCTTTTTTATTGTTACCGCGCTCTAGGCAAAGCCCCCGAGATCAGGCATATAATTTGCTTATGTTTGGCGCTCACGCGCCCTGTCGTGGATGGCGCATTGCGCCGGCGAATAAGGTGTTAAGCCCCTGCCATGAAACCATCGCTAGTCCTGAGAATGGGCCAGCAGCTGACGATGACACCGCAGCTGCAACAGGCCATCCGCCTGCTCCAATTGTCGACCCTGGACCTGCAACAGGAAATCCAGGAGGCCCTGGAGTCCAATCCGATGCTCGAACGCCAGGAAGAAGGCGACGACTTCGACAATGCCGACCCGCTGGCCGATAACATCGAGCAAAAACCCAACCCCGACGTGCAGGAACCCTCCTACCAGGAAACCGCCCCGACGGTGGATAACCTCGAGGACGGCGAATGGAACGAACGCATTCCCAACGAGCTTCCCGTGGATACCGCGTGGGAAGACGTGTACCAGACCAGCGCCAGCAGCCTGCCGAGCAATGACGATGACGAGTGGGACTTCACCACCCGTACCTCTGTCGGCGAGAGCCTGCAGAGTCATTTGTTGTGGCAACTGAACCTGGCACCGATGTCCGACACCGATCGCCTGATCGCGGTCACCCTGATCGACTGCATCAACAACCAGGGCTACCTGGACGAGACCCTCGACGAGATTCTTGAAGCCTTTGACCCGGAGCTGGACATCGAACTGGACGAAATCGAAGCCGTCCTGCATCGCATCCAGCAATTCGAGCCCGCCGGCATTGGCGCCCGCACCCTCAGCGAGTGCCTGCTGCTGCAATTGCGCCAGTTGCCGGCCAAGACGCCTTGGCTGGCCGAAGCCAAGCGCCTGGTGTCGGACTATATCGACCTGCTGGGCAGCCGCGACTACAGCCAGCTGATGCGCCGCATGAAGCTCAAGGAAGATGAATTGCGCCAGGTCATCGAGCTGGTGCAGAGCCTCAACCCGCGCCCGGGCTCGCAAATCGAGTCCAGCGAAGCCGAATACGTCGTCCCCGACGTGATCGTGCGCAAGGACAACGAGCGTTGGCTGGTGGAGCTGAACCAGGAGTCGGTGCCCCGCCTGCGGGTCAACCCGCAATATGCCGGTTTTGTGCGCCGCGCCGATACCAGCGCCGACAACACCTTCATGCGCAACCAGTTGCAGGAAGCGCGCTGGTTCATCAAGAGTCTGCAAAGCCGTAACGAAACCCTGATGAAGGTGGCGACCCAGATCGTCGAGCACCAGCGCGGTTTCCTGGAATACGGCGACGAAGCCATGAAGCCTTTGGTCCTGCACGATATCGCCGAAGCGGTCGGCATGCATGAATCGAC from Pseudomonas synxantha harbors:
- the lptA gene encoding lipopolysaccharide transport periplasmic protein LptA; the encoded protein is MRLVKTLPILLGLGAALGSVSAWALPNDSQQPIHISADDAQLDDKQGVATYTGGVIITQGSMKITGNTVTLTRTQAGDIDVVTSVGNLAYFEQKQKAEDPGPMKGYGKTIQYHAQQNRIVLIDQAKVLSADGNSTEGEKIVYNTQPQVAQAGRANGNKVTAPRPRIDMVIQPKKKAE
- the lptB gene encoding LPS export ABC transporter ATP-binding protein; amino-acid sequence: MATLKAQHLAKAYKSRQVVRDVSLSIDSGQIVGLLGPNGAGKTTCFYMIVGLVQADQGRVLIDDLDVSHQPMHGRARAGIGYLPQEASIFRKLSVADNIMAILETRKELDRDGRRKELESLLQEFHINHIRDNLGMSLSGGERRRVEIARALATAPKFILLDEPFAGVDPISVGDIKQIIHHLKAKGIGVLITDHNVRETLDICETAYIVNDGQLIAEGDAETILANELVKEVYLGHEFRL
- a CDS encoding RNA polymerase factor sigma-54; translated protein: MKPSLVLRMGQQLTMTPQLQQAIRLLQLSTLDLQQEIQEALESNPMLERQEEGDDFDNADPLADNIEQKPNPDVQEPSYQETAPTVDNLEDGEWNERIPNELPVDTAWEDVYQTSASSLPSNDDDEWDFTTRTSVGESLQSHLLWQLNLAPMSDTDRLIAVTLIDCINNQGYLDETLDEILEAFDPELDIELDEIEAVLHRIQQFEPAGIGARTLSECLLLQLRQLPAKTPWLAEAKRLVSDYIDLLGSRDYSQLMRRMKLKEDELRQVIELVQSLNPRPGSQIESSEAEYVVPDVIVRKDNERWLVELNQESVPRLRVNPQYAGFVRRADTSADNTFMRNQLQEARWFIKSLQSRNETLMKVATQIVEHQRGFLEYGDEAMKPLVLHDIAEAVGMHESTISRVTTQKFMHTPRGIYELKYFFSSHVSTSEGGECSSTAIRAIIKKLVAAENQKKPLSDSKIAGLLEAQGIQVARRTVAKYRESLGIAPSSERKRLM